Proteins from a genomic interval of Methanoplanus endosymbiosus:
- a CDS encoding 5,10-methylenetetrahydromethanopterin reductase, translating into MSYGIEFVPGNISVKQVVNYCKLAEQKDIDFAWITNHYNNRHCYPTLAAIAEATDSLKMGPGIMNTFTDTPAAIASFMCTLNEISEGRAVLGIGPGDLSTLPKLAIEASKPVARLAEGVKQIKALCAGEEVKKTGDMQFFDYDGAKLTGVQLPAKKKQIPTYIGAQGPKMLGLAGEIGDGALINASNSKDFDIAIPLIKAACDAVDEKKFKKFDVGAYTAMSIDQSEKKARNAAKIVAAFIAAGSPPALLERHGLDLSNVAKIKEALGRFDFGAVGGLVGDAEIDAFTIAGTPEMVKEKCDNLTASGVTQIIFGSPLGPDMTNSIRLLGKYII; encoded by the coding sequence TTGAGTTATGGAATTGAATTTGTACCAGGAAATATATCAGTTAAACAGGTAGTGAATTACTGTAAACTTGCGGAGCAGAAGGATATCGACTTTGCATGGATTACAAACCACTACAACAACCGCCACTGCTACCCAACCCTTGCAGCAATTGCAGAGGCTACCGACAGCCTGAAGATGGGACCGGGTATCATGAATACATTCACAGACACACCTGCTGCTATTGCATCATTCATGTGCACACTCAATGAGATTTCAGAGGGACGTGCAGTACTTGGAATTGGACCAGGTGACCTTTCAACACTTCCAAAGCTTGCAATTGAAGCTTCAAAGCCTGTTGCACGCCTTGCAGAGGGTGTAAAGCAGATCAAAGCACTCTGTGCAGGTGAAGAAGTCAAGAAGACCGGCGATATGCAGTTCTTCGACTATGACGGAGCAAAGCTCACAGGTGTCCAGCTTCCTGCAAAGAAGAAGCAGATCCCTACCTACATCGGCGCACAGGGTCCAAAGATGCTTGGACTTGCAGGTGAGATCGGAGATGGAGCACTTATCAACGCATCAAACTCCAAGGACTTTGACATTGCAATTCCACTGATCAAAGCAGCATGCGATGCAGTTGACGAGAAGAAGTTCAAGAAATTCGATGTTGGTGCATACACAGCAATGTCCATTGACCAGAGCGAGAAGAAGGCACGCAATGCAGCAAAGATCGTTGCAGCATTCATTGCAGCAGGTTCACCACCGGCACTTCTTGAGCGCCACGGACTTGATCTCAGCAATGTTGCAAAGATCAAGGAAGCTCTTGGACGCTTTGATTTCGGAGCAGTCGGAGGCCTTGTCGGTGATGCAGAGATTGACGCATTCACAATTGCAGGTACACCTGAGATGGTAAAAGAGAAATGTGATAACCTTACAGCATCCGGTGTTACACAGATTATCTTCGGTTCACCACTCGGACCTGACATGACAAACTCCATCCGTCTTCTCGGAAAATACATTATATAA
- a CDS encoding galactose-1-phosphate uridylyltransferase, which yields MHSGFFSERVVAAPGGNVRYRQDSLFGFTCRISPEREKRVPVRGFIPESSGVSCPFCPENIMGATPSFADGKKLLIGESVTFPNLYPFSGSHIVTVITNSHNPVGLSVRQIIDALTGQYVALTGCGGYPSINWNNLPSSGASMVHPHMQGISDQSPSYVNRIFIGKSREFMSRHGCCYWDKLRESEADSERYISGDEILWCASPVPIGEKEIRGYLPFSSLPDFGSYISDISSGLKKIIDYYHSCGHFAFNATIRFDKEDNDGSFRSFVSVIARINPNEMSVSDSAFMERLHFEPVCMTLPEKIPSMFKGSDSGN from the coding sequence ATGCATTCCGGATTTTTTTCAGAGAGGGTTGTTGCAGCTCCTGGGGGTAATGTCCGTTACAGGCAGGACAGTCTCTTTGGTTTTACGTGCCGGATAAGTCCTGAAAGGGAAAAAAGAGTTCCTGTTCGGGGTTTTATCCCTGAATCTTCCGGTGTTTCATGCCCTTTCTGTCCGGAAAATATTATGGGGGCGACTCCATCCTTTGCCGACGGGAAAAAACTGCTCATTGGTGAGAGTGTAACCTTCCCGAATCTCTATCCCTTTTCAGGCAGTCATATAGTTACAGTAATTACCAATTCTCACAATCCTGTGGGTTTGTCTGTCCGGCAGATAATAGATGCCCTTACGGGACAGTACGTGGCTCTGACGGGGTGTGGAGGTTACCCCTCTATAAACTGGAATAATTTGCCGTCTTCCGGTGCAAGCATGGTGCATCCCCATATGCAGGGGATATCTGATCAGAGTCCTTCATATGTCAACAGAATTTTCATCGGAAAGAGCCGTGAATTTATGTCACGGCATGGCTGTTGTTACTGGGATAAACTAAGGGAGTCGGAGGCAGACTCTGAAAGGTATATTTCCGGTGATGAAATACTGTGGTGCGCCTCTCCGGTACCGATTGGAGAGAAGGAAATCCGCGGCTATCTTCCATTTTCCTCCCTTCCGGATTTTGGATCATATATCTCTGACATATCGTCCGGTTTAAAAAAAATAATTGATTATTATCATTCATGCGGCCATTTCGCTTTCAATGCCACAATCCGGTTTGATAAGGAGGATAATGACGGTTCCTTCAGATCATTTGTCTCAGTTATTGCGCGGATCAACCCTAATGAGATGTCGGTCTCCGATTCTGCATTTATGGAAAGACTTCATTTTGAACCTGTGTGTATGACTCTTCCTGAAAAGATACCTTCAATGTTTAAGGGATCTGATTCCGGAAATTAG
- a CDS encoding F420-dependent methylenetetrahydromethanopterin dehydrogenase translates to MVVKVGIAKLGNIASGVMAELLLDERADRNDMQTFMATSGTKLQPEDIERVVENMKAWAPDFCIVVSPNGVLPGPKGAREALAAAGIPCVVITDDITSKKDDFAALKESDFGYIIMKADSMIGARREFLDPVEMSDYNGNLVKVLTITGAFRKLQFAIDKVIDQVKEGKKGAELELPKIVMTSDKAVVDEFSNPYAYAKARAAYEIAQAVAGVNVKACFMTKGHENYTPIVASAHEMMRAATLLCDEAREIEKGCDGVIRMPHKADGEIVRKTELISKPW, encoded by the coding sequence ATGGTAGTTAAAGTAGGAATAGCAAAACTCGGAAACATTGCAAGTGGTGTAATGGCAGAACTGCTCCTCGATGAGCGTGCAGACCGTAACGACATGCAGACATTCATGGCAACAAGCGGAACAAAACTTCAGCCTGAAGATATTGAGCGTGTTGTTGAGAACATGAAAGCATGGGCTCCTGACTTCTGTATCGTCGTTTCACCAAACGGCGTTCTCCCAGGACCAAAGGGCGCACGTGAAGCTCTTGCAGCAGCAGGAATTCCATGCGTTGTCATTACCGACGACATCACATCCAAGAAGGATGACTTTGCAGCACTCAAGGAATCCGATTTCGGATACATCATTATGAAGGCAGACTCCATGATCGGAGCACGCCGTGAATTCCTTGACCCGGTAGAGATGTCAGACTACAACGGAAACCTTGTAAAAGTTCTTACAATCACAGGCGCTTTCCGCAAACTCCAGTTCGCAATTGACAAAGTCATTGACCAGGTCAAAGAAGGAAAGAAGGGTGCAGAACTCGAACTTCCAAAGATTGTCATGACATCCGACAAGGCAGTTGTGGATGAGTTCTCAAACCCATACGCATATGCAAAGGCACGCGCAGCATACGAGATTGCACAGGCTGTTGCAGGCGTAAATGTAAAAGCCTGCTTCATGACAAAAGGCCACGAGAACTACACACCAATCGTTGCATCAGCTCACGAGATGATGCGTGCAGCAACACTCCTCTGTGACGAAGCACGCGAAATTGAGAAGGGTTGTGACGGCGTTATCCGCATGCCACACAAGGCAGACGGAGAAATTGTCAGGAAGACAGAGCTCATCTCAAAGCCCTGGTAA
- a CDS encoding Tfx family DNA-binding protein — MKESLLTDRQKEVLRYRKKGYTQQQIADVIGTSKANVCTIEKAAMENIKKARETLEFLFTLDARELCVIKSGSDFIDATRQIFDEAEKMGIKVRYDTISLINRMRDSNPEKFRARYIRNDILVYINDDGEIYFN, encoded by the coding sequence ATGAAAGAAAGCCTTCTTACTGATCGCCAGAAAGAGGTCCTTAGATACAGGAAAAAGGGATACACGCAGCAGCAGATTGCTGATGTTATAGGGACTTCAAAGGCAAATGTCTGCACAATTGAAAAGGCAGCTATGGAAAATATAAAAAAAGCGCGTGAGACTCTTGAGTTTTTATTCACTCTTGACGCACGTGAACTCTGCGTGATCAAGTCCGGTTCTGACTTTATTGATGCAACACGGCAGATCTTTGACGAGGCTGAAAAGATGGGGATTAAGGTAAGGTATGATACAATTTCACTGATAAACCGTATGCGCGATTCAAATCCTGAAAAGTTCAGGGCGCGTTATATCAGGAATGATATTCTTGTTTATATCAATGATGACGGTGAAATTTATTTCAACTGA
- a CDS encoding 50S ribosomal protein L3, whose amino-acid sequence MPQTTRPRRGSLAYSPRKRAKSQVPKYQSWQECAGEPKLQGFAGYKVGMTHIVMVDDHKNSPSEGKEIAVPVTIVEIPPIRVMAVRAYTKDTYGKKVFAEVWADELDGKLKDRISIPKKNNAEENVQKITEAIEAGKVTDIFVLVHTQPAMLTGVPKKVPDMMEMRVGGGDIRACFDHAIGLFGSEVELEDIASVGQYIDVTAVTTGKGTNGPVKRWGIPVRKRKHSRGKKKRHIGNLGPWTPHHVRWQVAQIGQMGYQQRTEFNKRILKVGDNPEEINPAGGFLHYGLVRGRYIAIKGSIPGPTKRLIRIRPAIRQGEHVVREPSISYISTMSKQG is encoded by the coding sequence ATGCCCCAAACAACCAGACCACGCAGGGGATCCCTTGCATACAGCCCCCGCAAGCGTGCAAAAAGCCAGGTACCAAAGTACCAGTCATGGCAAGAGTGCGCCGGGGAACCGAAACTGCAGGGTTTTGCCGGATACAAGGTGGGTATGACACACATTGTAATGGTTGATGACCATAAGAACAGCCCAAGCGAAGGAAAAGAGATCGCTGTTCCAGTAACTATTGTGGAGATTCCCCCTATCAGGGTAATGGCAGTTCGGGCCTATACTAAGGATACATATGGAAAGAAAGTATTCGCTGAGGTATGGGCAGATGAACTTGACGGAAAACTGAAAGACCGTATCAGTATTCCAAAGAAGAACAATGCAGAAGAGAATGTTCAGAAGATAACCGAAGCCATTGAGGCCGGAAAAGTTACTGATATATTTGTTCTCGTGCACACACAGCCGGCCATGCTTACCGGTGTCCCCAAAAAAGTCCCTGACATGATGGAAATGCGTGTCGGCGGAGGAGATATCAGGGCATGCTTCGACCACGCAATCGGCCTGTTCGGCAGTGAAGTCGAACTTGAGGATATTGCAAGTGTCGGCCAGTATATAGATGTCACAGCTGTCACCACAGGTAAAGGAACCAATGGTCCTGTAAAGCGCTGGGGTATTCCTGTGAGGAAGCGCAAGCACTCACGTGGAAAGAAGAAGAGACATATCGGAAACCTCGGTCCGTGGACCCCTCACCATGTAAGGTGGCAGGTTGCACAGATTGGACAGATGGGATACCAGCAGAGAACTGAATTCAATAAGCGCATTCTCAAAGTCGGAGATAACCCTGAAGAGATCAACCCCGCAGGTGGGTTCCTCCACTACGGACTTGTCAGAGGCAGATATATTGCTATTAAAGGTTCAATTCCGGGACCTACAAAGCGTCTTATCAGAATCAGACCGGCAATCCGCCAGGGAGAACACGTTGTACGCGAGCCGTCTATCAGCTATATCAGCACAATGAGTAAGCAGGGGTGA
- the rpl4p gene encoding 50S ribosomal protein L4 has product MKAQILSIDGQNAGEMDLPAVFDEYYRPDLIKRAVISNQSTRYQPHGTNPYAGIKTSAASWGSGRGAAQVPRIKNGSRVARIPQAVGGRAAHPPKVEKILVRKINKQEKRIAIRSAIAATTNPELVLARGHKFEGDVPFVFEDSFEELARTKDVVSALEAAGLYQDVVRSRDSRKVRAGRGKLRGRRYKQRKSLLIVTSEKPHQAAANLAGVDAVSVNQLNAELLAPGTHAGRLTVWTVAALKKMEDF; this is encoded by the coding sequence ATGAAAGCACAGATATTATCTATAGATGGTCAGAACGCCGGTGAGATGGATCTTCCGGCAGTATTTGATGAGTATTACAGGCCTGATTTAATTAAGAGGGCAGTTATCTCCAACCAGAGTACCCGCTATCAGCCTCATGGCACCAATCCATATGCAGGAATAAAAACTTCCGCAGCATCATGGGGAAGTGGCAGAGGTGCAGCACAGGTTCCAAGGATTAAGAATGGTTCCCGTGTGGCACGTATCCCGCAGGCCGTCGGTGGCCGTGCAGCTCATCCGCCAAAGGTTGAGAAGATCCTTGTCAGGAAGATAAACAAGCAGGAAAAGAGAATAGCGATCAGATCGGCAATCGCTGCAACCACAAATCCTGAACTTGTTCTTGCACGCGGACACAAATTTGAAGGTGACGTACCATTTGTTTTTGAGGATTCTTTCGAAGAACTCGCCAGAACAAAAGATGTAGTCTCAGCACTTGAGGCAGCAGGTCTTTACCAGGATGTAGTCCGTTCAAGAGATTCAAGGAAAGTTCGTGCAGGACGCGGAAAACTCCGTGGCCGCCGTTACAAACAGCGCAAGAGCCTTCTTATCGTAACATCGGAAAAGCCACATCAGGCAGCTGCAAATCTTGCAGGTGTTGATGCGGTATCTGTCAACCAGTTAAATGCAGAACTTCTGGCACCTGGTACTCATGCAGGTCGTCTGACTGTCTGGACTGTTGCAGCACTTAAGAAGATGGAGGACTTTTAA
- a CDS encoding 50S ribosomal protein L23, with the protein MIIKHPYVSEKAAMGLEFDGKLQFFVDRKATKAQVAYEVEKMFDKKVTAVRTLMTMKGEKKAIVSFEDEKAGEEILSRLGIM; encoded by the coding sequence ATGATAATTAAACATCCGTATGTCTCTGAAAAAGCAGCAATGGGTCTTGAATTTGACGGTAAACTCCAGTTCTTTGTTGACAGAAAGGCAACAAAGGCACAGGTTGCCTATGAAGTCGAGAAGATGTTTGACAAGAAGGTTACAGCCGTCAGGACACTTATGACAATGAAGGGAGAGAAGAAAGCCATTGTCAGCTTTGAAGATGAAAAAGCCGGAGAAGAAATTCTCAGCAGACTAGGAATAATGTAA
- a CDS encoding 50S ribosomal protein L2 produces MGKRIISQNRGRGGPVYRAPSHKYKASLKHPGKLDETVRGRIIDIEHDPARHAPIALVELEEGEKIYMLVTEGMSVGEDVAWGPEAEVKNGNTLRLIDIPVGAFVCNVEARPNDGGKFIRASGVQSQVIGKSNEGRVGIRMPSGKHKWFHGFCRATVGIVAGGGRSEKPFVKAGKKFHKIKSQAQKWPRVKGVCMNVIDHPFGGGGHQHCGRPKTVARGTSPGRKVGHIAAKRTGRK; encoded by the coding sequence ATGGGAAAAAGAATTATATCACAGAATCGTGGCCGTGGTGGCCCGGTGTATCGTGCTCCGTCACACAAATACAAAGCATCACTCAAACATCCTGGCAAGCTGGACGAGACCGTCCGTGGCAGAATTATTGATATTGAACACGACCCTGCAAGGCACGCACCAATTGCTCTCGTCGAACTTGAAGAGGGAGAAAAGATCTACATGCTGGTTACTGAAGGCATGTCAGTCGGTGAAGATGTTGCATGGGGTCCTGAAGCTGAAGTCAAAAACGGAAACACACTCAGGCTCATCGACATTCCGGTCGGAGCATTTGTCTGTAATGTAGAGGCAAGGCCAAACGACGGTGGTAAGTTCATCCGTGCAAGCGGTGTTCAGTCACAGGTCATAGGCAAGTCCAATGAAGGACGTGTCGGTATCAGGATGCCAAGCGGAAAGCACAAGTGGTTCCACGGTTTCTGTCGTGCAACAGTCGGAATTGTTGCAGGTGGAGGACGCAGTGAGAAGCCGTTTGTTAAAGCCGGAAAGAAGTTCCACAAGATTAAGTCACAGGCACAGAAATGGCCGAGAGTCAAAGGTGTCTGCATGAACGTGATTGACCATCCGTTCGGAGGGGGAGGCCACCAGCACTGCGGAAGGCCAAAGACTGTAGCACGTGGAACATCACCTGGAAGAAAGGTCGGACACATTGCTGCCAAGAGGACAGGAAGGAAGTAA
- a CDS encoding 30S ribosomal protein S19 — translation MAKKIQRRLPRRKEEFTYHGYKIEELQQMSLSELLPIMPARARRKFGRGLSPGHEKVISEVREGKERIRTHIRDLVIMPEMVGKTIEVYNGKEFLKVEIQPEAVFAYLGEFALTRRRVAHGSAGIGATRSSKFVPLK, via the coding sequence ATGGCAAAAAAAATACAGAGAAGATTGCCGAGGCGAAAAGAAGAATTCACCTATCACGGCTACAAAATTGAGGAACTTCAGCAGATGAGTCTCAGTGAGCTTCTTCCGATTATGCCTGCAAGGGCACGCCGTAAATTCGGCCGCGGACTCTCACCCGGACATGAAAAAGTCATCTCTGAGGTAAGAGAAGGAAAGGAACGCATTAGAACACATATTCGTGATCTGGTTATCATGCCGGAGATGGTCGGCAAGACAATTGAGGTATATAATGGCAAGGAGTTCCTCAAGGTTGAAATTCAGCCTGAGGCAGTCTTTGCATATCTTGGTGAATTTGCTCTTACCAGAAGGCGTGTAGCTCACGGAAGTGCAGGTATCGGTGCGACAAGATCCAGTAAATTTGTACCACTGAAGTGA
- a CDS encoding 50S ribosomal protein L22: MARTEYSVDIKGDNVARAKGNEFPTSPKHSIEIAAFIRGMKTGEAIEYLEDVVALKKPIPFKRFNRNVAHKKGLKNWDAGRFPVKASEYFLKVLRSVEKNAEYIGLDTEKLQIIVVSASRGRRMKSVFPRAMGRATPKYADSVNIEIVVREVE; encoded by the coding sequence ATGGCAAGAACAGAATATTCAGTCGATATTAAAGGCGATAATGTTGCAAGAGCAAAGGGAAATGAGTTCCCTACCTCTCCAAAACATTCCATTGAAATTGCTGCTTTCATCAGAGGTATGAAAACCGGTGAGGCAATTGAATATCTCGAAGATGTAGTTGCACTTAAAAAACCAATTCCATTCAAGAGATTCAACCGTAATGTTGCACACAAAAAAGGTCTTAAAAACTGGGATGCAGGAAGATTTCCTGTAAAGGCTTCAGAGTATTTCCTGAAGGTCTTAAGATCAGTTGAAAAGAATGCAGAGTACATTGGACTTGATACTGAAAAACTTCAGATCATTGTTGTATCTGCAAGCAGGGGAAGAAGAATGAAATCTGTCTTCCCTCGTGCAATGGGCAGAGCAACTCCAAAATATGCGGACTCCGTAAATATTGAGATCGTTGTCAGAGAGGTGGAGTAA